A stretch of Triticum aestivum cultivar Chinese Spring chromosome 1D, IWGSC CS RefSeq v2.1, whole genome shotgun sequence DNA encodes these proteins:
- the LOC123180796 gene encoding uncharacterized protein has translation MKDFNLGLGQLVVFVMTGRIAKAFVCSFGVGFIDGGGAEVAQQEEEQGGADEEGQVDEEGIDGEIMGEAPIGIIYSMGVSLDLEEEGRLAMMIDIEQGNIASRFVHRFTITNITKKSMKIPNQVCVLLNIGAEGFIGVRLGEGPLSRVASKTAKDGRMVFNKEWGVFVSTYNLQVGSAAVFTFRRSNVAPFDVVCVVDILSI, from the exons ATGAAGGACTTCAACTTGGGGCTTGGGCAGCTTGTTGTTTTTGTGATGACTGGGCGCATTGCAAAAGCATTTGTCTGCTCCTTCGGTGTTGGCTTTATTGATGGAGGTGGAGCTGAAGTAGCACAACAAGAGGAAGAGCAAGGAGGTGCTGACGAAGAGGGACAGGTGGATGAGGAGGGGATTGACGGAGAGATCATGGGAGAAGCACCCATAGGCATCATATACAGCATGGGTGTAAGTTTGGATTTGGAGGAGGAAGGCCGTCTTGCCATGATGATTGACATTGAGCAGGGGAACATTGCTTCACGGTTTGTTCATCGGTTCACAATCACCAACATCACGAAGAAGTCAATG AAAATCCCAAACCAAGTGTGTGTGCTCCTGAATATTGGAGCTGAAGGATTTATTGGAGTTCGCTTGGGAGAAGGCCCGCTCTCAAGGGTTGCATCCAAAACAGCCAAGGATGGACGCATGGTGTTCAATAAGGAGTGGGGAGTTTTTGTGTCAACCTACAACTTGCAAGTAGGGAGTGCTGCTGTGTTCACCTTCCGTAGGAGCAATGTTGCCCCCTTTGATGTGGTCTGTGTTGTTGACATCCTGAGCATATGA